The Arachis ipaensis cultivar K30076 chromosome B10, Araip1.1, whole genome shotgun sequence DNA window GAGTGTAGTTTACGGAAAAAGATCCTCTAAAGTGATAATGCTAGTAAAATAATAAAGTGATACTTTAATCATCTTTAAAtttgtaatatttattatttatgagtCTCACTATCTTAATTCAAGAATAATTAAtggtatttttttttctaaagtgaAAATATAACTTTAGAAGAGCGAGATCCTTAATTTACTATATCAAATTTCtagtaaattttaaaaattagaaagaCAAGATGTTTCCTACTAAACAAATACACTTAattcctttaaaaaaaaattagttaaataatTACTTTAACTCTTAATATTTCTTAAAGAAAACTCTTATCATTATGTATcattttatgataattttttctctaaaattacaCTCACTTTATTTGTAATTAACTGATTTTTTTAGGTTCAATTTACTAAAAGTAATTAGAGATAAATAACCGATAATAAGtgaaattcaaataataataattttttaagatCTGCGGCAACGTATTATCTTCGTCATTGAGCTCAGCCTCTGAAGTGCGAAGTGTTGAAGAAGCTCGTGCGGCTCACAAACCCTAATTCAAATCCCTAATCCCCAAAACCAATAGCATTGGGTGTGGCTATTGCTGTTGCTGCAATCTGCAAAGGCATCAACCATGTCTCACTTCGGAAGGTCAGGTCCACCAGACATTAGCGACACTTACTCCCTTCTCGTTCTCAACATCACCTTCCGTACAACCGCCGACGACCTCTTCCCTCTCTTCCACAAGTACGGCGACGTCGTCGACATTTTCATTCCCAAGGACCGCCGCACGGGCGACTCCAGGGGCTTCGCATTTGTTCGCTACAAGTATGCCGACGAGGCTCAAAAGGCTGTCGAGCGCCTCGACGGCAGGGTCGTCGACGGCCGCGAAATCACCGTCCAGTTCGCCAAGTACGGTCCCAACGCCGAGCGCATCCACAAAGGTAGGATTGTCGAATCTGCTCCCAGATCTAAGCGCAGCCGCAGTCCCAGGAGAAGGTAGCGTTTCGAATTTTGTATTTCTTTTCACTAGTTCCCGTAGTTTGTTTTCGAGTGATATGTTTTGCTATGGTTTTGCATTCACGGTTCGCTTTGATGCTTGAATCGGATGCAGGTATCGTGATGATGATTACAGAGAGAAGGATTATAGGAGGAGGAGTCGCAGCAGGAGTTACGATAGGTATGAGCGTGACAGGCACCGTGGCAGGGACAGGGATTATCGTCGCCGGAGCCGGAGTCGGAGTGCCAGTCCGGACAAGGGTCGTGGAAGGGGACGCTATGATGATGATGACCGCCCTATCCGTAGTATAAGCCGGAGCCGGAGCCGGAGCCGGAGCCGGAGCGTAGATAGGTCTTCTCATGCTCATAATTAACTTATTCAACTTTTTGTTGTGATGGTGTTATAGATTGTTATGGGAGCATGCTTGAGtttgattagtttttaggaaGCTTTTCTCATAAGCTGTTTTTGACTCCAAATAAGCTCATGTAATGTACATTGACTTTTCCATTGTTGCTGCTGTTGTTTACTTCCCTGTAGCCGCTCTCCTGCTAGGCGCAGCCCAAGTCCTCAAAGGAGTCCATCCCCTAGGACAAGTGCTTCCCCAAGGAAGAAGAGCCCTAGGGGTGAAAGCCCTAGGACTCGCAATGGACACTCCCCTACACCTGTCTCGCCACGTGGTCGTCCTGATGCTTCCCGTAGTCCATCACCTAGAAATTCTGATGGTGATGTGAGTAACACTAATATTCACCTTAAAAGTCTCCAGAGAATGTCATGCTTGTTTTTATCAAGTGCTTCCTTTTGGCCTGTTCTGACTGTTAGATTCTACTATTCTTTTTTCAGGCATGAGCTATGTTTCTTGAAAATTCGGGAGACACCTTGAGTAATGCAGATATGGCTATTTTGCTTATGTTGGATGTTTTGATCATTGTGAACGGTCTTGTTGGAGTCAAGAATTTTAAGAACTATGTGCTGGTTTGGTAGCATCATACTTCCTCAATGTTTGAATGCTATTCATATTTTGATGTTTCTTATACTTGGGTATTTGGTAATTGTTGCACCTTGTAGTTGGTAGATTGATCTTTCATTCCATGACAATTGTTTCTTTTGTTTCATCCTGTTTGCATTTTTTTTATCCGGGTTGCATGTCACTTTATAGGAAGCTGTGATTATGACTTAATTGAAGCTCAGTTAATAGAAGTCGCAATTTATGCTGAACAAATTTTTTGGTTATATAGCTATGATCGGGAAAAGTGAAATGGACTGATAGTGTCATGTTGAGATTGCTGCCGTTGATGCTAATTCTGTGTTGTTGATGATTGACCGTGAAGTTGGTGCTGGTTGCAAGAAAATGCTGGTTTTAGAACTATGATTGTTGGTTTGAGAGATTTAGCTGATTTGGTTTACTCCTGAATAATATGATTATTGGTAAGATATTTGGTTTGGTTCCTTATTTCTTCAAAACACGCTCATAACCATTcagattttttatatatttatttcgtAACCACATTGTCCTGCAAATATTTCTGCGACTTGATGTACACAAGTTGAACATATTATTTTATGAAGTAGGAATCCTAGTCTATCGTAGTGAGTCCTAATTTAGTGTAGCATTTCCAGTCAGAGGGAGTTGGGAACATTATGGTGACACTTTATGGCCTGtttgttttccatgccaaaagCAATGACATGCTTCCTTTCAGCAAGAACTGCTTGGAAAGTGTAGTGGCAGAAAACAAACGGGACATCAGTATGGTATTTTGGGGGGATATTTTGCACTTGTCATTGGTTATAACTTTTTCCTATTTAATGTAGTTAGGTATGTTATATATAAGCACGCACGTGGCCGAAGTGACGTGGTAGCTGATACATCTTTTGTATGATATGCTTTTGTTCGTGAATAATATGAAGAATTAACCAATAGCTGCTGCTTGTGGCTGGCTGTTGCTGCCTTTTTTGGGCTGGTCGGTTTGGCAGTGGTATTATCACTTGGCACTGAACATGGCTATCTAGCTTTGCTACTTCAAAGATATACTTAACACAAATGTTTTTACTGTTAATAGTTTATGAAGCAGCATTCTCATCTATTCTCTTGTGTCATCTGAAGATACATAAATTTGTCAATCAGGAAATCGTGGCGCCATATGTGATCACAATTACTGTTCTTTAATGATTAATGTGTCATAGAGACGCGGTTTCTCTGAAATTGAAGTTTCTTTGGATAGTGCATGAACCGTCCATCCCCCTTGTTTGAAATCCTTATGatattttagtaattaatttagTAAAACTTATGCTGGCATTGACGTAAGCCTAAAGATTTTATTGGTATGAATAAAATAGATGGCAATGACTGGATTCTCCAACATATTCATTCTTAGACTTTGATATTGGAGTTAAGTGATTTAATGCGTTGATATTTTGGACTCATTTTGTAACAATCTAAAGTCTCACCCATTTTTAATGCCTGTAGCTCTCTTTCTCTCTGCGTGGAAAGAATCTGTTTCTTCGTGAAGTACAAGCATAGTGTTTCAAAGGCTGTAAAAATACGAAAGATTGAAAACTAAGTTAGCAGTTAAAAAGGTCGGAATATTAAGTATAGATTTTGTTGAATAATTTTGGCTGGTGTGTTCGGATATTGAAATACATGAATCTGTCGGGTTGTAAATATTTGAATTTCTGTGCTTTATTAGGGATTTGGAGTCCgtaacttttttaaaaaatcctCATAGATATTTGATTATTTAACGGTGTATCTAACTATTTGTCATAAAAGATGATTGTTTTCTATGCATGTGTATATGTATATGTTGATGGCcagtttttatatattattgtaaTATATTATACAATATTCCATGTGCTGTTACAACActtatttatattttgtaaagaaaaattactttaaaatttgACATCTTTAACTTGCATGCAAACGACGGCCCGTGTCAATGAAACGAATAAGCACGAGCGTGTTTGCAGAGAACTAGGGATGGACGAGATCAACAGACCGTCGGCAGTTATACCTTACGGGTTAAGCACCACCACATATCAGAAGCTCCAGTAAATTTAATGTCACTTGAATGCCATTCTGCGTAGTTACAAGTTACGATTAACGGCATGAGCTAAATATTGTTCCAATACATTATGAATAATGAATGATTGTGCTTTTCATTATGTAAAAGCAAAACTGCACAAGTCTCGCAATCGTAATTGCTCCTACCAGTCTAACAGCTATGTCGTAATTCTACGTGACTTTTCTGCACAAAAGCAACTTTAAATAGACAAACACTGTTGGGAAGCATAGTACCAAGTAAGAAGAAAGTCCCACGCTAAAGTATGTGCAAGGgtaaagaaaaactcaagaaagCTTCTGTCTGTACATATGGCCAGGGAAACGAAGGTGGATATATTCTTCCGAATTTCCAATAGTCAATACTTGGGCAGAAACAGTTCATCAACTGGTATTGGATGCAACCTCCTTAACTTCGTCATATGTGTTAGTCTCCTCATTAAATGAATACCTGCGTTTAACATTCCAAGTAAGCTAGTCACAATTATAAACATATAACTCTCGTACTGCTTGATATTATCTTCTATTACCATATATCTATCTatcaaataaacaaaaaaaatgaataaagggGGTAAAGTTTTAATCAATGCATGATTTAGCAAAGTCATTAAATAAAGACGTCAAATATCAAGATGAATGCAGGCGTACAACACAAGCTGAGATAAATGTGCAGTACCATTGGCCCGACACCGCAGAACAATATAGTCCTGTGTTTGGGTCGTAATAATAGCCCAAACTACTGCTGTAGTAGTACCTGGACCAATAAAGAAATTGATATCAGATCAAGATTTGAACAACATTTCaagtccaaaaaataaaaaagaaagtcaTTTTAATAAAAGAATTCATTCATGGAAAGAAGAAATGTAGATATGTATCCTTATTCTCTTGTGACTAACGTCACACTTTTGAAACTATCTACTAAAAAGTAAAACACAAGAGAAGAGTCATACCCAGAAGATTCGTCATACACATAATCATTTTGTAATGCTCCACCTGGTAAGAAAAGTACAGCCATATCAAGTTAAAAACTAGTTTCATTTTTTTGATAGAATTGATGAAAACCAATTTAATAACTATCAGCAGGCAATAATTTCTACTGCAAATGCAAAATCTGTTTATGAAACGTAAATATCTTACATACACTTTACCTGAATTTTTGGCATCCGTAGATGGTTGACTAACTACATTATTTTCATCGCTATGCTTAGTGGTAGtattctcatcatcagcaaacatatCATAATCATCTGCACCACTGCCAGAGACTTCGGCAGAAACTAAATTTGGATTTGATGTGCCCATGGCCGCAGTGGAGAATGTTGCAGAGGGCAAACCAGAATCCATGTCGTCAGAAAGCAAGCTTTTCTCCCCATTTAGAGAAGTATTCGCTTCAGTGGAAGGCATAGATGTGCCTACTCCTTTTGCCCTAGCCAGTTTTTCATATCCTTCTGGAAAAGGGAGATTATGGAATATGTAAGCACCAAGCATTTTATTTCTGCAGTGCAAAGGTTTGCTTGCTTGCTCCTCATAAAACAATAGATATCATCAATTAAGGGTGATAGGTCAAAGAGAATGTTGAATAAAAACTGTCAATGACCACTCTGAAAAGGAGAAAGCTAAAGCTATTATGTGGATGTCCAAATATGATTTTCACTACCACATTACAATCCCTGCAACATAAAGTAAATAATATAAAGAGTATAATGCCATTATAGACTAAGCTTACCTGCCTCGCGCTCAAAAACCTCTTTCTTTTCGTGATAAACATCTGCAAAAAGGGGGGGGGGATAGGAATTGAAATTAAGCATCATGTAGAAATACACAACTATTAAAAatcgaaaaataaataaatgaaacaagACAATTTGCACAACATCGAGGATCTCAATAGGCTATTATAACAAGTACATTTTCAATTATGCCTAATCTAGTTGGTCAGAATAACTTAACTGTATTCACCATTCTCCATCAGCTTCATGGCATCCTCGGTTAGTTGGTCAAACACAATCTTAGTCTCGGCAGACATTTTTGCCTTTCTGTCACTGTTACCTTTTAACCTTCTCAAGGCTTGTAAAACCTATTGGAAGAAGTTTAAGTTAATACAACGCAGAAGACCACCAAGCCACTTAATAAAAATAGACATAAATATAAATTCAATCCTGCTTAAGCACAATGATCTACAATTAGCAACAGAGAGGGAGCAACTGATCATGATATAAAATTAGTAATGAAAGTAAGTTATCCATTGCATATAAATTTATCATAACCCTTTTCTCTGGGTGAAAAGGAATCTGCCAACAATGAATGAGATGGGAAAATAAAATTGCAATATTTCAAACTTTCTGTATTTTATTGTTCATTGTTTAAAGTTACACTGTCAGATCTGCATATTCTGGACAGGTTAAAGTATAAATCAATTTTTACAACTCACGGTCATAACTAAACCAATTTCCACCTAAATAAATAACACAAGAATGAGTTGTTGAATAAATGTGTTGTACTCTACAATCATGCCTCAGTAGAGGAAAGACTTCAAAACCAAAGACCAGAAAATTAAGGGTGGGGGAACATAGGCTGACCGTTTCCCCAGGTTCAAGAGCATTTGCAATCCGCCTCTTCATGGTTCCAATATCTTTAGAAGAAAGGTCTTCCACCTCCTCTTCCTCATTAGTTGCTTCATAGCTTAATGCAGCATACTTTGGATCAACTTCAACATTATCAAGCCATGCATCCTACAATAGTCCACAATAATTTATCGACGGGATCAAAAGGAAATAGAAATAGCGAAAGTGAAAAACAGTATAAATACCATACCTTGATTTCTTTCTCTCTAACATATTCAACAAAATTTCCAGCTGCATCGAAATAGCCTTCTTCCCTTTCTTTATCTAGGTTGAAGGGTTCAATTTGGATTCCATCATCAACAAAATTCTCATTATCCTGTTGAAGTAATCAACTATCATGACCTGCCTATCACTTagatgaatcaaataaaaagcgaACATTGGAACACCTTGAATATAGCAATAACTGCAGAGTTCGGATAGTCCGATACTAAAAGTACATAAAAACAACATCCTACACGCAACAAACTTCAAAACAATATAATTTACGTTAATAAATCTTCCAAGTTCTAATGTTAATTGGAATATATCAAAAGACTGGATACAGCAAGTTTAGGTTAAACTCCAACTAATAGCAGGGTGCATAAATGCAAAATGAAACTGTCAACACCATCCATCAATCATATAAAATGTAACCTGCTAACAAAATTCTATCACTCTAGATTATTATCAATTCCATTCCACAGACAAAAATCGGCCACGAAGTAATGTATAGTCACCCTAGTTTCCATTTGGATAAATCTACAAATCACTCAaggtaatctcaactcctttaggctgcgtttgtttgtAGGCACAGGACACAAAATTGTGTTTGGGAGATGAGACATAACAAAGATATTGTGACCAGAGACactactgaattagtgtattttctGTCCATCCTGATAGAAATGATACAAAAACACTAACAAGAGACACcacttatgttttattttttctttcattattcttattaatttttcataattatattttccttctcaaattttttgaatgaaaaaaaaaaaataaattaaactttcaTAATTTGTTTTAGTGGATTACCAAGCAATATACAATAACACTAATTTGTATGTCTCTATCCTTTGTGTTGTGTTCAGTGTTGCACTCAAAGGTATACTATCAACAAAACAAGTGAAGGAAAACTTTTTCAAGAACAAACCTCATATGTGACTTCAGCAGCAGTTACATCATTTGAGGCGCCTCCAGTGTCATCAGTAAAGAGTTCAGAAGTGATCTGGCTCCTGCGTTTGGCGCGCTCTTTGGCAGCAACTTGGGGATTCAACAAATCAGTTGGTTCCTCCTTCTCAGCATTTGCTTTCTCCACCACTACTTCCTCTCCTGGCTTCACTTTCTTACCCTTTGGAAACCTAACCCTTTTTGCTCTGCATACATACATTCACAAATTCAATGCAAGCGTAACGAAAAGTCATAGCACGCATGAACATCATGCAACTTCGAGGGAGCTCAATTCGTAATATTCCGGAAAAATTGTTATTGAATGAGATTAGGGTTTAAGGGTGTGATGAAGAGAGATTACGGTGGCTTTTTGTCGAGATCGTCAGCATCTTCCACGAAGGGACGTTTACCGCTACTGCGAGATGATTCACCCGCCATTGATGCTGCCCAACGACAACAATGACAAATTCAACAGATTTTGAGCTGctcagagagaaagagagagagttatAACTCGCGCCGAGTCGCCGACTCGTCCTCGTTGGATTTTTTGCAGGGTGCACTCGCCCGAACGTTCTCTCACTAGTCACTACTCTCCCCTTATTAATatgataatatataattaaatgtttgtgtaaaaaaatattatataatttatgtataaaaattaaattcttattatttcgattttttttttgtttattgggTAAGAGTTATTGTAAttttgttcatttttattttacaattGGGTGGTAGTCTGGTACCATTGGGCCCAAGGGGGCGAGGAACCAAAGCCCAATATTGGATTTGGACTTGCTTTCTTAGTATAAAAATTGACTTGGCCCGTTTTAATATCTTGAAAGCTTgcatgaccaaaaaaaaaagaagaaagcttgaaaacaaagggTTACTGCTCCAgaactaaaaaaaaaaggggtTACTGCTACATATTACGTGGCTCGAAAGCAACATTCTCAAATTAGGGGGGTTGATTAAGGAGAAATCTGGCTTTTGTTTTCAGCACTGTTCATGTGCATGACAATGATATCGTTAAATAAAAAAAGTGTCTTGAACAGACCAAGCAGCAATTAACTGAGTAAAGAATCGAAGTTTGTAAAAGATTGCCAAAGTGAGGCTTCAAAATTTGGCTGCAGAGTTCTCTATTATTGCAAGCTGTATTGTGAATAATTGTTGAAATTTGAAGTGTATAACTAGAAAAATGTGAAGTTATTATTATTGAGACCATCCAGCTCTTCTCACTGCTGATGTCATCAGGATCTTATTCTTATACGTACATTCATCATATATTTTTTAGTGAAATGGCCAAAGATGAAGTGATGAATAAACTGTGACAGAATATTAATAATCTAGCTAGAAACAATAAATGATTATTGGAATGGTTACGTTCTGCACCAGTGTGCTCCTATGCAGTTTTCTTGGCAATTGAAAAGTGAACGAAAAAacaaaatgcttgatctatgcaaATATGTATGGACACAGTATGGTTGTTAATGAAAAATCTCGGTCTACAACAGTGTGTACTGTAGACAACACAACGTACGTATATTCAATTCACGTAAGGAAATTACACGTGCGTTAGATCACTTGTCTTGTCGGAT harbors:
- the LOC107623217 gene encoding serine/arginine-rich splicing factor SC35; the encoded protein is MSHFGRSGPPDISDTYSLLVLNITFRTTADDLFPLFHKYGDVVDIFIPKDRRTGDSRGFAFVRYKYADEAQKAVERLDGRVVDGREITVQFAKYGPNAERIHKGRIVESAPRSKRSRSPRRRYRDDDYREKDYRRRSRSRSYDRYERDRHRGRDRDYRRRSRSRSASPDKGRGRGRYDDDDRPIRSISRSRSRSRSRSVDSRSPARRSPSPQRSPSPRTSASPRKKSPRGESPRTRNGHSPTPVSPRGRPDASRSPSPRNSDGDA
- the LOC107623682 gene encoding CD2 antigen cytoplasmic tail-binding protein 2 isoform X2, which codes for MAGESSRSSGKRPFVEDADDLDKKPPAKRVRFPKGKKVKPGEEVVVEKANAEKEEPTDLLNPQVAAKERAKRRSQITSELFTDDTGGASNDVTAAEVTYEDNENFVDDGIQIEPFNLDKEREEGYFDAAGNFVEYVREKEIKDAWLDNVEVDPKYAALSYEATNEEEEVEDLSSKDIGTMKRRIANALEPGETVLQALRRLKGNSDRKAKMSAETKIVFDQLTEDAMKLMENGEYKGYEKLARAKGVGTSMPSTEANTSLNGEKSLLSDDMDSGLPSATFSTAAMGTSNPNLVSAEVSGSGADDYDMFADDENTTTKHSDENNVVSQPSTDAKNSGGALQNDYVYDESSGYYYSSSLGYYYDPNTGLYCSAVSGQWYSFNEETNTYDEVKEVASNTS
- the LOC107623682 gene encoding CD2 antigen cytoplasmic tail-binding protein 2 isoform X1 — its product is MAGESSRSSGKRPFVEDADDLDKKPPAKRVRFPKGKKVKPGEEVVVEKANAEKEEPTDLLNPQVAAKERAKRRSQITSELFTDDTGGASNDVTAAEVTYEDNENFVDDGIQIEPFNLDKEREEGYFDAAGNFVEYVREKEIKDAWLDNVEVDPKYAALSYEATNEEEEVEDLSSKDIGTMKRRIANALEPGETVLQALRRLKGNSDRKAKMSAETKIVFDQLTEDAMKLMENGEYNVYHEKKEVFEREAEGYEKLARAKGVGTSMPSTEANTSLNGEKSLLSDDMDSGLPSATFSTAAMGTSNPNLVSAEVSGSGADDYDMFADDENTTTKHSDENNVVSQPSTDAKNSGGALQNDYVYDESSGYYYSSSLGYYYDPNTGLYCSAVSGQWYSFNEETNTYDEVKEVASNTS